The following proteins come from a genomic window of Pseudomonas cichorii:
- the rpoC gene encoding DNA-directed RNA polymerase subunit beta': MKDLLNLLKNQGQVEEFDAIRIGLASPEMIRSWSFGEVKKPETINYRTFKPERDGLFCAKIFGPVKDYECLCGKYKRLKHRGVICEKCGVEVALAKVRRERMAHIELASPVAHIWFLKSLPSRIGLLMDMTLRDIERVLYFESYVVIDPGMTTLEKGQLLNDEQYFEALEEFGDDFDARMGAEAVRELLHAIDLEHEIGRLREEIPQTNSETKIKKLSKRLKLMEAFQGSGNLPEWMVLTVLPVLPPDLRPLVPLDGGRFATSDLNDLYRRVINRNNRLKRLLDLSAPDIIVRNEKRMLQEAVDALLDNGRRGRAITGSNKRPLKSLADMIKGKQGRFRQNLLGKRVDYSGRSVITVGPTLRLHQCGLPKKMALELFKPFIFGKLEMRGLATTIKAAKKMVERELPEVWDVLAEVIREHPVLLNRAPTLHRLGIQAFEPVLIEGKAIQLHPLVCAAYNADFDGDQMAVHVPLTLEAQLEARALMMSTNNILSPANGEPIIVPSQDVVLGLYYMTREAINAKGEGRVFADLQEVDRVFRAGEAALHAKVKVRIHETINDRDGGSVKNTRIVDTTVGRALLFQVVPAGLSYDVVNQPMKKKAISKLINQCYRVVGLKETVIFADQLMYTGFAYSTISGVSIGVNDFVIPDEKARIIDAATEEVKEIESQYASGLVTQGEKYNKVIDLWSKANDEVSKAMMSNLSKEKVVDRHGETVDQESFNSMYMMADSGARGSAAQIRQLAGMRGLMAKPDGSIIETPITANFREGLSVLQYFISTHGARKGLADTALKTANSGYLTRRLVDVAQDLVVTEVDCGTEHGLLMTPHIEGGDVVEPLGERVLGRVIARDVFKPGTEDVIVPAGTLVDEKWVEFIELNSIDEVIVRSPISCETRYGICAKCYGRDLARGHQVNIGEAVGVIAAQSIGEPGTQLTMRTFHIGGAASRTSAADSVQVKNGGTVRLHNLKHVERVDGHLVAVSRSGELAIADDFGRERERYKLPYGAVISVKEGDKVDAGSIVAKWDPHTHPIVTEMKGTVTYVGMEEGITIKRQTDELTGMTNIEVLDAKDRPAAGKDIRPAVKMVGLDGKDLLLPGTDVPAQYFLPANALVGVADGAQIAIGDVIARIPQETSKTRDITGGLPRVADLFEARRPKEASILAEVSGTIAFGKETKGKRRLVITPNDGSDPYEELIPKWRHLNVFEGEQVNRGEVISDGPSDPHDILRLLGVSALAKYIVNEIQDVYRLQGVKINDKHIETILRQMLRKVEIAESGDSSFIKGDQMELTHVLVENERLSTEDKFVSKFTRVLLGITKASLSTESFISAASFQETTRVLTEAAVTGKRDYLRGLKENVVVGRLIPAGTGLAYHSERKRRRDIDKPLRVSASEVEAALTEALNSSGN; encoded by the coding sequence TTGAAAGACCTACTGAATTTGCTGAAAAACCAGGGTCAAGTCGAAGAGTTTGACGCGATCCGTATCGGGTTGGCGTCGCCTGAGATGATCCGCTCGTGGTCGTTCGGTGAAGTTAAAAAGCCGGAAACCATCAACTACCGTACGTTCAAGCCTGAGCGTGACGGTCTGTTCTGCGCCAAGATCTTTGGCCCGGTCAAGGATTACGAGTGCTTGTGCGGTAAGTACAAGCGCCTGAAGCACCGTGGTGTCATCTGCGAGAAGTGCGGCGTTGAAGTTGCACTGGCAAAAGTTCGTCGTGAGCGCATGGCCCACATCGAACTGGCTTCGCCGGTTGCCCACATCTGGTTCCTGAAGTCCCTGCCGTCCCGTATCGGCCTGCTGATGGACATGACCCTGCGTGATATCGAACGCGTTCTCTATTTCGAGAGCTATGTCGTTATCGATCCGGGTATGACCACTCTTGAAAAAGGTCAGCTGCTGAACGACGAGCAGTACTTCGAAGCGCTGGAAGAGTTCGGTGATGATTTCGATGCCCGCATGGGTGCCGAAGCTGTCCGTGAACTGCTGCACGCTATCGATCTGGAGCACGAGATTGGCCGTCTGCGTGAAGAGATTCCGCAAACCAACTCCGAAACCAAGATCAAGAAGCTGTCCAAGCGTCTGAAACTGATGGAAGCCTTCCAGGGCTCGGGCAACCTGCCTGAGTGGATGGTCCTGACCGTTCTGCCGGTTCTGCCGCCAGATCTGCGTCCTCTGGTTCCGCTGGATGGTGGTCGTTTCGCGACTTCCGACCTCAACGATCTGTATCGTCGAGTGATCAACCGTAACAACCGTTTGAAGCGCCTGCTGGATCTGTCCGCTCCGGACATCATCGTGCGCAACGAAAAGCGTATGTTGCAGGAAGCTGTCGATGCTCTGCTCGACAACGGTCGTCGTGGCCGCGCTATCACCGGTTCCAACAAGCGTCCTCTGAAATCCCTGGCTGACATGATCAAGGGTAAGCAAGGTCGTTTCCGTCAGAACTTGCTCGGTAAGCGTGTTGACTACTCTGGTCGTTCGGTAATTACCGTTGGTCCGACCCTGCGTCTGCACCAGTGCGGTCTGCCGAAGAAAATGGCTCTCGAGCTGTTCAAGCCGTTCATTTTCGGCAAGCTGGAAATGCGTGGCCTGGCCACGACCATCAAAGCTGCCAAGAAAATGGTCGAGCGCGAGCTGCCAGAGGTCTGGGACGTTCTTGCTGAAGTGATTCGCGAACACCCGGTCCTGCTCAACCGTGCACCGACGCTTCACCGTCTGGGTATCCAGGCGTTCGAGCCGGTTCTGATCGAAGGCAAGGCAATCCAGCTTCACCCTCTGGTCTGTGCGGCATACAACGCCGACTTCGACGGTGACCAGATGGCCGTTCACGTACCGCTGACGCTGGAAGCCCAGCTCGAAGCGCGTGCGCTGATGATGTCGACCAACAACATCCTTTCGCCAGCGAATGGTGAGCCAATCATCGTTCCTTCGCAGGACGTTGTACTGGGTCTGTACTACATGACTCGTGAAGCGATCAACGCCAAGGGCGAAGGTCGTGTGTTTGCGGATCTGCAGGAAGTCGACCGCGTATTCCGCGCCGGCGAAGCAGCTCTGCACGCCAAGGTCAAAGTCCGTATCCATGAAACGATCAATGATCGTGATGGCGGCAGCGTCAAGAACACCCGTATCGTCGACACCACTGTCGGCCGTGCGCTGCTGTTCCAGGTGGTTCCGGCCGGCCTGTCCTATGACGTCGTCAACCAGCCGATGAAGAAAAAGGCGATCTCCAAGCTGATCAACCAGTGCTATCGCGTGGTTGGTCTGAAAGAGACCGTCATTTTCGCTGACCAGCTGATGTATACCGGTTTTGCCTATTCGACCATTTCGGGTGTTTCGATCGGTGTTAACGATTTCGTTATCCCGGATGAAAAAGCTCGCATCATCGATGCTGCTACCGAAGAAGTTAAAGAAATCGAAAGTCAGTACGCCTCGGGCCTGGTAACTCAGGGCGAGAAGTACAACAAGGTGATCGACCTTTGGTCCAAGGCCAACGATGAAGTCTCCAAGGCGATGATGTCGAACCTCTCGAAAGAGAAGGTTGTCGACCGTCACGGTGAGACTGTTGACCAGGAATCCTTCAACTCGATGTACATGATGGCTGACTCCGGTGCCCGGGGTTCCGCTGCACAGATTCGTCAGCTGGCCGGTATGCGTGGTCTGATGGCCAAGCCGGATGGCTCGATCATCGAGACGCCGATCACTGCGAACTTCCGTGAGGGCCTGAGCGTACTTCAGTACTTCATCTCGACTCACGGTGCTCGTAAAGGTCTTGCGGATACCGCGTTGAAAACCGCGAACTCCGGTTACCTGACCCGTCGTCTGGTGGACGTTGCCCAGGATCTGGTCGTTACCGAAGTTGATTGCGGTACCGAGCATGGCCTGCTGATGACTCCGCACATTGAAGGCGGTGACGTTGTAGAGCCTCTGGGTGAGCGCGTTCTGGGTCGAGTCATCGCCCGTGACGTATTCAAGCCAGGTACCGAAGACGTCATCGTGCCTGCTGGCACGCTGGTAGACGAGAAGTGGGTCGAATTCATCGAGCTGAACAGCATCGACGAAGTGATCGTTCGCTCGCCAATCAGCTGTGAAACCCGCTACGGCATCTGCGCCAAGTGCTACGGTCGCGACCTGGCTCGTGGTCATCAGGTCAACATCGGTGAAGCTGTCGGCGTTATCGCCGCCCAGTCGATCGGTGAGCCTGGTACCCAGCTGACAATGCGTACGTTCCACATCGGTGGTGCTGCAAGCCGTACTTCGGCTGCCGACAGCGTCCAGGTCAAGAACGGCGGTACTGTTCGTCTGCACAACCTGAAACACGTTGAGCGAGTGGATGGCCACCTGGTAGCTGTGTCCCGTTCCGGTGAGCTGGCCATCGCTGATGACTTCGGTCGTGAGCGTGAGCGTTACAAGCTGCCTTACGGTGCAGTGATTTCGGTGAAGGAAGGCGACAAGGTCGACGCTGGTTCGATCGTGGCCAAGTGGGATCCGCACACCCACCCGATCGTCACCGAAATGAAAGGTACCGTGACCTACGTGGGCATGGAAGAAGGCATCACGATCAAGCGTCAGACAGACGAATTGACCGGTATGACCAACATTGAAGTTCTTGATGCCAAGGACCGTCCAGCTGCCGGTAAAGACATTCGTCCTGCCGTCAAGATGGTGGGCCTGGATGGCAAGGATCTGCTGCTGCCAGGTACTGACGTACCGGCTCAGTACTTCCTGCCAGCAAACGCCCTGGTTGGCGTGGCGGACGGTGCGCAGATCGCGATCGGTGATGTTATCGCTCGTATCCCGCAAGAAACTTCGAAAACCCGTGACATCACCGGTGGTCTGCCGCGTGTTGCCGACCTGTTCGAAGCTCGTCGTCCGAAAGAGGCGTCGATTCTTGCTGAAGTCAGCGGCACCATCGCGTTCGGTAAAGAGACCAAAGGCAAGCGCCGTCTGGTCATCACTCCGAACGACGGTAGCGATCCGTACGAAGAGCTGATCCCGAAATGGCGTCACCTGAACGTGTTTGAAGGTGAGCAGGTCAACCGTGGTGAAGTTATTTCCGACGGTCCTAGCGATCCGCACGACATCCTGCGTCTGCTGGGTGTAAGTGCTCTCGCCAAGTACATCGTCAACGAGATCCAGGACGTTTATCGTCTGCAGGGCGTGAAGATCAACGACAAGCACATCGAGACCATCCTGCGTCAGATGCTGCGTAAAGTTGAGATTGCCGAATCCGGCGATTCCAGTTTCATCAAGGGCGACCAGATGGAGCTGACTCACGTTCTCGTAGAGAACGAGCGTCTG
- the rpoB gene encoding DNA-directed RNA polymerase subunit beta, translated as MAYSYTEKKRIRKDFSKLPDVMDVPYLLAIQLDSYREFLQAGATKDQFRDVGLHAAFKSVFPIISYSGNAALEYVGYRLGEPAFDVKECVLRGVTYAVPLRVKVRLIIFDKESSNKAIKDIKEQEVYMGEIPLMTENGTFVINGTERVIVSQLHRSPGVFFDHDRGKTHSSGKLLYSARIIPYRGSWLDFEFDPKDCVFVRIDRRRKLPASVLLRALGYTTEQVLDAFYTTNVFHVRGENLSLELVPQRLRGEIAVLDILDGSGKVIVEQGRRITARHINQLEKAGIKELEVPLDYVLGRTTAKVIVHPATGEIIAECNTELNTEILAKIAKAQVVRIETLYTNDIDCGPFISDTLKIDSTGNQLEALVEIYRMMRPGEPPTKDAAETLFNNLFFSPERYDLSAVGRMKFNRRIGRTEIEGSGVLCKEDIVAVLKTLVDIRNGKGIVDDIDHLGNRRVRCVGEMAENQFRVGLVRVERAVKERLSMAESEGLMPQDLINAKPVAAAVKEFFGSSQLSQFMDQNNPLSEITHKRRVSALGPGGLTRERAGFEVRDVHPTHYGRVCPIETPEGPNIGLINSLAAYARTNQYGFLESPYRVVKEGLVTDEIVFLSAIEEADHVIAQASAAMNDKQELIDELVAVRHLNEFTVKAPADVTLMDVSPKQVVSVAASLIPFLEHDDANRALMGSNMQRQAVPTLRADKPLVGTGMERNVARDSGVCVVARRGGVIDSVDASRIVVRVADDEVETGEAGVDIYNLTKYTRSNQNTCINQRPLVSKGDRVQRSDIMADGPSTDMGELALGQNMRIAFMAWNGFNFEDSICLSERVVQEDRFTTIHIQELTCVARDTKLGPEEITADIPNVGEAALNKLDEAGIVYVGAEVGAGDILVGKVTPKGETQLTPEEKLLRAIFGEKASDVKDTSLRVPTGTKGTVIDVQVFTRDGVERDARALSIEKSQLDEIRKDLNEEFRIVEGATFERLRAALVGRVVEGGAGLKKGQEITDEVLDGLEHGQWFKLRMAEDALNEQLEKAQAYIVDRRRLLDDKFEDKKRKLQQGDDLAPGVLKIVKVYLAIRRRIQPGDKMAGRHGNKGVVSVIMPVEDMPHDANGTPVDIVLNPLGVPSRMNVGQILETHLGLAAKGLGEKINRMLEEQRKVAELRKFLNEIYNEIGGRQESLDDLSDKEIQDLAKNLRNGVPMATPVFDGAKEREIKAMLKLADMPESGQMQLFDGRTGNKFERAVTVGYMYMLKLNHLVDDKMHARSTGSYSLVTQQPLGGKAQFGGQRFGEMEVWALEAYGAAYTLQEMLTVKSDDVNGRTKMYKNIVDGDHRMEPGMPESFNVLIKEIRSLGIDIDLETE; from the coding sequence ATGGCTTACTCATATACTGAGAAAAAACGTATCCGCAAGGACTTTAGCAAGTTGCCGGACGTAATGGATGTGCCGTATCTACTGGCCATCCAGCTGGATTCGTATCGCGAATTCCTGCAGGCGGGAGCGACCAAAGATCAGTTCCGCGACGTCGGTCTGCATGCAGCCTTCAAATCCGTTTTCCCGATCATCAGCTACTCCGGCAATGCTGCGCTGGAGTATGTAGGTTATCGCTTGGGCGAACCGGCATTTGATGTCAAAGAGTGCGTGCTGCGCGGTGTGACTTACGCTGTACCTCTGCGAGTCAAGGTCCGTCTGATCATCTTCGACAAAGAGTCGTCGAACAAAGCGATCAAGGACATCAAAGAGCAAGAAGTCTACATGGGTGAAATCCCCCTGATGACTGAAAACGGTACCTTCGTTATCAACGGTACCGAGCGTGTAATCGTGTCCCAGCTTCACCGTTCGCCAGGCGTATTCTTCGACCACGATCGTGGCAAGACGCATAGCTCCGGCAAGCTGCTGTACTCCGCTCGCATCATTCCTTACCGTGGTTCGTGGCTGGACTTCGAGTTCGATCCGAAAGACTGCGTATTCGTCCGTATCGACCGTCGTCGCAAGCTGCCTGCTTCCGTACTGCTGCGCGCTCTGGGTTACACGACCGAGCAAGTGCTTGATGCGTTCTATACCACCAACGTTTTCCATGTTCGCGGTGAAAACCTGAGCCTGGAGCTGGTGCCTCAGCGCCTGCGTGGTGAAATTGCTGTCCTCGATATCCTGGATGGCAGCGGCAAGGTTATTGTCGAGCAAGGTCGCCGTATTACCGCTCGTCACATCAATCAGCTGGAAAAGGCCGGTATCAAAGAGCTGGAAGTGCCGCTGGACTACGTCCTGGGCCGCACTACCGCCAAGGTCATCGTGCATCCTGCGACTGGTGAAATCATCGCTGAATGCAACACCGAACTGAACACTGAAATCCTGGCAAAAATCGCCAAGGCCCAGGTCGTTCGGATCGAGACTCTGTACACCAACGACATCGATTGCGGTCCGTTCATCTCCGACACCTTGAAGATCGACTCCACCGGCAACCAACTGGAAGCCCTGGTCGAAATCTATCGCATGATGCGCCCTGGTGAGCCGCCGACCAAAGATGCCGCAGAAACACTGTTCAACAACCTGTTCTTCAGCCCAGAGCGCTATGACCTGTCTGCTGTAGGCCGCATGAAGTTCAACCGTCGTATCGGTCGCACCGAGATCGAAGGTTCGGGCGTCCTGTGCAAGGAAGACATCGTTGCTGTTCTGAAGACTCTCGTCGATATCCGTAACGGTAAAGGCATTGTCGATGACATCGATCACCTGGGTAACCGTCGTGTTCGTTGCGTTGGCGAAATGGCCGAGAACCAGTTCCGTGTTGGTCTGGTCCGCGTAGAGCGTGCTGTAAAAGAACGTCTGTCCATGGCAGAAAGCGAAGGCCTGATGCCTCAGGACCTGATCAACGCCAAGCCTGTCGCAGCGGCAGTCAAGGAGTTCTTCGGTTCCAGCCAGCTTTCCCAGTTCATGGACCAGAACAACCCGCTGTCCGAGATTACCCACAAGCGTCGTGTTTCTGCACTCGGCCCTGGTGGTCTGACTCGTGAGCGCGCCGGCTTTGAAGTCCGTGACGTACACCCGACTCACTACGGTCGTGTATGCCCGATTGAAACGCCGGAAGGTCCGAACATCGGTCTGATCAACTCCTTGGCGGCCTATGCCCGTACCAACCAGTATGGTTTCCTCGAGAGCCCGTACCGCGTTGTCAAGGAAGGCCTGGTAACCGACGAAATCGTTTTCCTTTCGGCAATCGAAGAGGCGGACCACGTCATTGCACAGGCTTCGGCCGCAATGAACGACAAGCAGGAACTGATCGACGAGCTGGTAGCCGTTCGTCACCTGAACGAATTTACCGTCAAGGCTCCTGCCGACGTAACCCTGATGGACGTTTCGCCCAAGCAGGTAGTTTCGGTCGCAGCTTCCCTGATTCCGTTCCTCGAGCACGACGACGCCAACCGTGCGTTGATGGGTTCGAACATGCAGCGTCAGGCTGTACCAACCCTGCGTGCCGACAAGCCGCTGGTAGGTACCGGCATGGAGCGCAACGTTGCCCGTGACTCCGGCGTCTGCGTCGTGGCTCGTCGTGGCGGGGTGATCGACTCGGTCGATGCAAGCCGTATCGTTGTGCGTGTTGCCGATGACGAAGTTGAAACGGGCGAGGCGGGTGTAGATATCTACAACCTGACCAAGTACACCCGTTCGAACCAGAACACCTGCATCAACCAGCGTCCGCTGGTGAGCAAGGGTGATCGCGTTCAGCGCAGCGACATCATGGCAGACGGTCCGTCCACCGACATGGGTGAACTGGCTCTGGGTCAGAACATGCGCATCGCGTTCATGGCCTGGAACGGTTTCAACTTTGAAGACTCCATCTGTCTGTCCGAGCGTGTGGTTCAGGAGGATCGTTTCACCACGATCCATATCCAGGAACTGACTTGCGTTGCTCGTGACACCAAGCTTGGCCCAGAGGAAATCACGGCTGACATCCCGAACGTGGGTGAAGCGGCTCTGAACAAGCTGGACGAAGCCGGTATCGTTTATGTCGGTGCTGAAGTGGGCGCCGGCGACATCCTGGTTGGCAAGGTCACCCCTAAAGGTGAAACCCAGCTGACTCCGGAAGAAAAACTGCTGCGCGCCATCTTCGGTGAAAAAGCCAGCGACGTTAAAGACACTTCCCTGCGTGTACCTACCGGTACCAAGGGCACTGTCATCGACGTTCAGGTCTTCACCCGTGATGGTGTAGAGCGTGATGCTCGCGCACTGTCCATCGAGAAGTCGCAACTCGACGAGATCCGCAAGGATCTGAACGAAGAGTTCCGTATCGTCGAAGGCGCTACTTTCGAGCGTCTGCGTGCTGCTCTGGTTGGTCGCGTGGTTGAAGGCGGTGCTGGCCTTAAGAAAGGTCAGGAAATCACCGATGAGGTCCTGGACGGTCTTGAGCATGGTCAGTGGTTCAAACTGCGCATGGCTGAAGATGCTCTGAACGAGCAGCTTGAAAAAGCACAGGCTTACATCGTTGATCGTCGTCGCCTGCTCGATGACAAGTTTGAAGACAAGAAGCGCAAGCTGCAGCAGGGTGATGACCTTGCTCCAGGCGTTCTGAAAATCGTCAAGGTCTACCTGGCAATCCGTCGTCGCATCCAGCCGGGCGACAAGATGGCCGGTCGCCACGGTAACAAGGGTGTGGTCTCCGTGATCATGCCGGTTGAAGATATGCCGCACGATGCCAACGGCACGCCTGTGGATATCGTCCTCAACCCGCTGGGCGTACCTTCGCGTATGAACGTTGGTCAGATTCTCGAAACCCACCTGGGCCTCGCGGCCAAAGGTCTGGGCGAGAAGATCAATCGCATGCTCGAAGAACAGCGTAAAGTTGCTGAGTTGCGTAAGTTCCTCAACGAGATCTACAACGAAATCGGCGGTCGCCAGGAAAGTCTGGATGACCTCTCCGACAAGGAAATCCAGGATCTCGCGAAGAACCTTCGCAATGGCGTACCTATGGCTACTCCGGTTTTCGACGGTGCCAAAGAGCGTGAAATCAAGGCAATGCTCAAGCTGGCAGACATGCCGGAAAGCGGCCAGATGCAACTGTTTGACGGTCGTACCGGCAACAAGTTTGAGCGCGCTGTAACTGTTGGCTACATGTACATGCTGAAGCTGAACCACTTGGTGGACGACAAGATGCACGCGCGTTCCACTGGTTCTTACAGCCTGGTTACCCAGCAGCCGCTGGGTGGTAAGGCGCAGTTCGGTGGTCAGCGTTTCGGGGAGATGGAAGTGTGGGCGCTGGAAGCATACGGCGCGGCGTACACTCTGCAAGAAATGCTCACAGTGAAGTCGGACGATGTGAACGGTCGTACCAAGATGTACAAAAACATCGTGGACGGCGATCACCGTATGGAGCCGGGCATGCCCGAGTCCTTCAACGTGTTGATCAAAGAAATCCGTTCGCTCGGTATCGATATCGATCTGGAAACCGAATAA
- the rplL gene encoding 50S ribosomal protein L7/L12, protein MSISQDDILNAVAEMSVLQVVELIKAFEEKFGVTAAAASAGPAVAAAVVEEQTEFNVMLTEAGEKKVNVIKAVRELTGLGLKEAKAVVDGAPAMVLEAVAKDAAEKAKAALEEAGAKVELK, encoded by the coding sequence ATGTCTATCTCTCAAGACGATATCCTCAACGCAGTAGCCGAGATGTCCGTTCTGCAGGTTGTTGAACTGATCAAGGCTTTCGAAGAGAAATTCGGCGTAACTGCTGCCGCTGCTTCGGCTGGTCCAGCTGTTGCTGCTGCTGTTGTTGAAGAGCAAACCGAATTCAACGTCATGCTGACCGAAGCTGGCGAGAAGAAAGTTAACGTCATTAAAGCCGTTCGTGAACTGACCGGTCTGGGCCTGAAAGAAGCCAAGGCAGTCGTTGACGGCGCTCCAGCAATGGTTCTGGAAGCAGTAGCTAAAGACGCTGCTGAAAAAGCCAAAGCTGCTCTGGAAGAAGCAGGCGCCAAAGTCGAGCTGAAATAA
- the rplJ gene encoding 50S ribosomal protein L10, with translation MAIKLEDKKAIVAEVNEAAKVALSAVVADARGVTVGAMTGLRKEAREAGVYVRVVRNTLLKRAVEGTEYSVLNDAFTGPTLIAFSNEHPGAAARLFKEFAKGQDKFEIKAAAFEGKFLAANQIDVLATLPTRDEAISQLMSVIQGATSKLARTLAAVRDQKEAAAA, from the coding sequence GTGGCAATTAAACTCGAAGACAAGAAGGCCATCGTCGCTGAAGTCAACGAGGCTGCCAAAGTCGCTCTGTCCGCTGTCGTGGCTGATGCCCGTGGCGTTACAGTAGGCGCAATGACCGGACTCCGTAAAGAGGCTCGTGAAGCTGGCGTATACGTACGTGTTGTACGTAACACCCTGCTCAAGCGCGCTGTTGAAGGTACTGAATACAGTGTCCTCAACGATGCGTTCACAGGCCCGACCTTGATCGCCTTCTCCAATGAGCATCCAGGCGCTGCTGCGCGTTTGTTCAAAGAGTTTGCGAAAGGTCAGGACAAGTTCGAGATCAAGGCAGCTGCGTTCGAGGGCAAGTTCCTCGCAGCTAATCAGATCGACGTACTGGCTACCTTGCCGACCCGTGACGAAGCAATTTCCCAGCTGATGAGCGTGATTCAAGGCGCTACCAGCAAATTGGCTCGTACTCTGGCGGCTGTTCGCGACCAGAAAGAAGCTGCCGCAGCCTAA
- the rplA gene encoding 50S ribosomal protein L1, whose translation MAKLTKRQKAIASKLEAGKAYNFVDAAALLTELSTVKFSESVDVAVNLGVDPRKSDQVVRSATVLPHGTGKTVRVAVFTQGPAAEAALAAGADRVGMDDLAAEMKAGDLNYDVVIASPDAMRVVGQLGQVLGPRGLMPNPKVGTVTPDVANAVKNAKAGQVRYRTDKNGIIHTSVGKVGFDAVKLKENVEALIADLKRIKPASSKGIYVKRVTLSTTMGPGLVIDQGSLDA comes from the coding sequence ATGGCTAAGTTGACCAAACGTCAAAAGGCAATCGCTAGCAAGCTTGAAGCTGGCAAGGCCTACAACTTCGTAGACGCTGCTGCTCTGCTGACCGAGCTGTCTACCGTCAAGTTCAGCGAGTCCGTAGACGTTGCTGTTAACCTGGGCGTCGATCCTCGTAAATCCGACCAGGTTGTTCGTAGCGCAACCGTTCTGCCGCACGGTACCGGTAAAACCGTACGTGTTGCTGTCTTCACCCAAGGCCCGGCTGCTGAAGCTGCTCTGGCTGCCGGTGCTGATCGCGTTGGCATGGACGATCTGGCTGCCGAAATGAAAGCTGGCGACCTGAACTACGACGTAGTCATTGCTTCTCCTGATGCAATGCGTGTTGTTGGTCAGTTGGGTCAGGTTCTGGGTCCACGTGGCCTGATGCCTAACCCTAAAGTCGGTACCGTTACTCCTGACGTCGCTAACGCCGTCAAGAACGCGAAGGCTGGTCAGGTTCGTTATCGCACCGACAAAAACGGCATCATCCACACTTCCGTTGGCAAGGTCGGTTTCGACGCAGTCAAGCTGAAGGAAAACGTTGAAGCCCTGATCGCTGATCTCAAGCGCATCAAGCCTGCTTCCTCGAAAGGTATCTACGTCAAGCGCGTTACCCTGAGCACCACCATGGGCCCGGGCCTGGTCATCGACCAAGGTTCCCTGGACGCGTAA
- the rplK gene encoding 50S ribosomal protein L11 produces the protein MAKKITAYIKLQVKAAQANPSPPVGPALGQHGVNIMEFCKAFNARTQGLEPGLPTPVIITVYSDRSFTFETKSTPASVLLKKAAGLTSGSARPNTVKVGTVTRAQLEDIAKAKSADLTAADLEAAVRTIAGSARSMGLNVEGV, from the coding sequence ATGGCCAAGAAGATAACCGCATACATCAAGCTGCAAGTGAAAGCCGCTCAGGCTAACCCTAGCCCGCCAGTTGGTCCTGCTCTGGGTCAGCACGGTGTGAACATCATGGAATTCTGTAAAGCATTCAACGCCCGTACTCAGGGTCTTGAGCCAGGCTTGCCGACTCCAGTGATCATCACTGTATACAGCGACCGTAGCTTCACTTTTGAAACAAAAAGTACTCCTGCCTCTGTTCTGCTGAAGAAAGCTGCAGGCTTGACCAGCGGCTCGGCTCGCCCGAACACCGTTAAAGTTGGCACCGTGACTCGTGCTCAGCTGGAAGACATCGCTAAAGCAAAAAGCGCTGATCTGACAGCTGCAGACCTGGAAGCGGCCGTGCGTACTATCGCCGGTTCCGCTCGTAGCATGGGCCTTAACGTGGAGGGTGTGTAA
- the nusG gene encoding transcription termination/antitermination protein NusG yields MAKRWYVVHAYSGYEKHVMRSLIERVKLAGMEDGFGEILVPTEEVVEMRNGQKRKSERKFFPGYVLVQMEMNEGTWHLVKDTPRVMGFIGGTADKPAPITDKEAEAILRRVADGSDKPKPKTLFEPGEVVRVTDGPFADFNGTVEEVNYEKSRIQVAVLIFGRSTPVELEFSQVEKA; encoded by the coding sequence GTGGCTAAGCGTTGGTACGTAGTGCATGCTTACTCGGGTTACGAGAAGCATGTAATGCGCTCGTTGATCGAGCGTGTGAAGCTGGCAGGCATGGAAGATGGCTTCGGCGAAATTCTGGTTCCCACTGAAGAAGTGGTTGAAATGCGTAATGGCCAGAAGCGCAAAAGCGAGCGTAAGTTCTTTCCAGGTTATGTGCTTGTACAGATGGAAATGAATGAGGGTACTTGGCACTTGGTCAAGGATACTCCTCGCGTCATGGGCTTTATCGGTGGTACTGCTGATAAGCCAGCTCCAATCACCGACAAAGAAGCAGAAGCCATTCTGCGTCGTGTTGCTGATGGCAGCGATAAGCCGAAGCCAAAAACACTGTTCGAGCCAGGTGAAGTTGTTCGCGTCACCGATGGTCCGTTCGCTGATTTTAATGGCACGGTTGAAGAAGTTAACTACGAAAAGAGCCGTATCCAAGTGGCTGTGCTCATTTTCGGACGTTCTACTCCGGTAGAGCTGGAGTTCAGTCAGGTCGAAAAGGCATAA